The genomic segment tctccatctctcttctgCGGTGCTACATCATGTTCTCCACCGTGGGGGAGATGGGCGTCCTGCGGTCCAGGCAGGGGAAGCCGCCTGCGCTGGgctgccaccaccaccttctGGTCCGCCTGTACTGCCTGAACGGCGGACACCACCTGCGGATCCTTCCGGACGGGAcggtgggaggaggaaggctggAGCATGACCTCtacggtgaggaggagaggcgcTGGGAAGCCCCCACCTGGTTTGGAACTAAGTTGTGCACCGGTTGTGCAGATGATTTGATAATAATGTTATAGTTGTGTATCATAACTGATGCCACACCCTAATGGGCGTACACAACCCTtattcaaaaacaaaaaatagatATTTTTAGCTATATGACTTAGTGTAGGCCTAAATGGACATAATGATATCATGACtttttgtaggcctacatgtatatAATGATGTCATGACTAAATATAGGTATACATGTCTATAATTATGCCTTGACTTAATGTAGGTCTATATGTATAATGATATGATTAAATGTAGGTCTACATGTATATTATTGATGTCATGACTAAATGTATGTCTACAGGTATATAATGACATCATGAATTAATTGAGGCCTAAACGTATGTTATGATATCATGACTAAATGTAGGTCAACGTGAATATTATTGATGTCATGAATTAATTCAGGCCTTCATGTATATAATGATATGGTCGTGAGTTCTTTGTGGTTAATCAAATGAATCACGGGCCTTCGGGATTGTGGCTTTTAGAACACGCTCGCTCAATTTGTTCCTGTTGTCAGCTTCAGATATTTATTTCACcgaaagcaaaataaaacatgaagGATCAACATAAGCTTTTTCTATCAAAATATACCGAAAGAGCTACCAAAATGTAGGCCTGCATGTATACAATGATATCTTTACTAAATGGATGCCTACATGCCTATAATGCTATCATGACAAAATGGAGGCCTCCATGTATATAATGCTATCATGACTAAACGTAAGTCTACATGTATATAATGATCATGATGAAATGTACATACTGGTATATAATGCTGTCATGACTAATGAAGCCCCAAATCAGATCGTATATCTATTTTAATTGGGGAATCTATATGGACAGCTAGGTTTCAAATGTGTTGTCGTTACTTGTACTTGGtacatgttttgtttattaatagtttatatagtaatatatagtatagtatattgTATAGTATCTAGTAAACATATCTCGAAAAGGTGTACTGTGCAATGCAACAAACGGTTATACATTAACTAAAGATAATccaaacttgtgtgtgtgtgtgtttgtgtgtgcgtgtgtgtgtgtgcctgtgtgtgtgtgtgcgtgtgtgtgtgtgtgtgtgtgtgtgtgtgtgcgtgtgtgtgtgtgtgtgtgtgtgtgtgtgtgtgtgtgtgtgtgtgtgtgtgtgtgtgtgtgtgtgtgtgtgtgtgtgtgtgcgtgtgtgtgtgcgtgtgtgtgtgtgtgtgtgtgtgtgtgtgtgtgtgcgtcagacaCCTTGAGGCTGAAGGCGGTGAGCCCAGGTGTGGTGGTGATCAGAGGGAAGCGACAGGCCGCTACCTGGCTATGGACCAGGATGGACACCTGCATGGCTCAGTGAGTAGTGCATCATCGGGGATCCCCTCGCAGTTCCGGTATGACACGCCCACGCTGGCCAGAATCGGGTTGTGATTTGCTCACAACACcgtgttaggttagagatggtaacTCTTAGGTATTCGGTTAGCACTGATTcatttaagatgtaatctgacacAGTTAAACCTGCCCTATTGTACgttttttcatttcattagCAGCGCATTGTGGCTTTAGTTGTTACCATAGCtgcaaagaaaaataaggaaatTCCCTGCATGGATTGACTTGTTGATGGCCGCGTGTTATTCATGAGAAACTTCTTAGTTAGTGAGCTGCAAAACAAAAGCTGCATAGTGCATGTTGCAGGTTATGTTTAGTCAACAGCCTGTCGCCAGCCAATCATCAATGTGGTTTTTGGCAGCTTGGGCGGTCTTACGTGGGAGATCTACAATCAGGCGTGAGGGTGGCTGCACCTCACTTTTGCATAcactgtgtgtttcttttgCATTATAGTTACGTATTGTGTTCAAACTAACTGTAATGTGCTTTGTTAATTAAAGCACAATGACCGTTACCAGTTTGAAGGGAATATTAAAAGTGTGGTTTCGACGAGGTCCTCGGCGTAGCCACAAAGAGCTACTTCCACATGGTGATGTGATCTAGAAACGGAAAACTGTTGTCCATCTATCCTATGAGTAAACCATTGTTCAATTATTTTTCAGTAAGCAATAAATCATCATGACTACTAATCTGTCATCATCATCTGTTGTGTATAACTCTTCAAAGATCATCCAAGTAGTTTAATGTCATTTGTACTtgttgttcttgtgtgtgtgtctgtgtgtgtgtgtgtgtgtttgtgtgagtgtttgtgtgtttgtatgtgtgtgtgtgtgtgtgtgtgtgtgtgtgtgtgtgtgtgtgtgtgtgtgtgtgtgtgtgtgtgtgtgtgtgtgtgtgtgtgtctctctctctctatgagattgtgtgtgtataacaatatatttattttaaggtAGATGATATGTGAAGTGGATAGTATTTGTCCAGATTTATTCGTTTATTTAATTTGTCAAACATGTAAAAAAGAAAGGGTTTGATGATATTCAGAAATTTGTattctctcctcatccattcctatcctatgtctctctctctctctctctctctctctctctctctctctctctctctctctctctctctctctctctctccagcagcTGGTGGTGGATGACCAGTGCTACTTCCTGGAGACGTACGAGGAGAACCACTACAACACGTACGTCTCGCGCGGGAGTCCCGGGTGGTACGTGGGCCTGAGGCGGAACGGCAAGCCAAAGGCGGGGCCcagcacccagcagcagcagaaggctGTGTACTTCCTGCCCCGCCCCGTCCACACCCTGTAGCCCCAGCAGCAGAAGGCTGGGTACTTCCTGCCCCGCCCCGTCCACACCCTGTAGAAGCAGCCGGAGAAAGGAGAAGAGCCCAGAGAgagggtttggtttggtttttggatgttaaagatcccatatcatgcatttttagggttaataattgcatttgggggtacttCTACAATAGTGTTACATGACATGCTGCTTTGACTTAACAGTCAGATATAGTTCCCTTTAAGATTTATATCTACTTGTATATTCATATTTGATTATATGAAAacgtaatacaaaaaaaatctgaatcGTATCCATTTCCTAATATTAATATTGGTAAAATGTGATCTTTAATCGTGCTTTTAGTATGCTGAATGTGTGTAAGTGAATGGAGGAGTGAAATGGGCTAAAGTCAAATTACACCAAGGGATATGTTTGATACTCACCTTTTACATGTTTTTTATGGTGGTGCCGTGGTGGGTGGATTATAAGCATGAACTATTGCATTAACTTAAATAAGAGCAAGAAGAATAGATAGTACCGGTAGTCGTACTCTGGACACTAACTGAAGAAGCTACTATTACAATAATATttgaatgtgaaaccagatgcAGGTAATGATAACACTGCCTATTGTGTGTCCTTAATCATAATGTATTAATTTACTGTTCTTTATTAACTGATATAATGTGTAACAATATCATAATACCAATGCTAAATATTCGATATTggttcaaataataataaattatttgaGAGTGCGGCTTGTATacttaaataaaatacataatgtTTACAAATGTAAGAAATAAAGCATAATACAAAGTACTATTTTGTGTATTCAAAatcacatagagagagagagagagagagagagagagagagagagagagagagagagagagagagagagagagagagagagagagagagagagcgagagagagagagagagagagagagagagagagagagagagagagagagagagagagagagagagagagcgagagagagagagagagagagagagagagagagagagagagactgactgactgactgactgcctgtctgttgtATTATTAACTACCACACGATGGCAGCACAGTATTCTTAATATAACGGTTTGCAAGGTGTTCAGGACGCCCTCATCTTAAGAAACGGGATAATATTTAACAAATCCCGACAAATTACCATCAAATCTAACGGCCTTTATGATTGATCTCTtgtatttgaataaaggaaaatatattttatttgcaaGAGCACCTCTATTGAAACCTCTACCTCTGATGAAACTTCAACAGCATTCATTCAATAATCTTGTGAAATAGCTGAAACATTATTTGGCTTGAAATGTTCTCAAATACTCACCTCCACCCTGcagcagaaagaaaaaaacagtgGAATGTATTTTACttacttacgcacacacacacacacaaacacacacacacacacacacacacacacacacacacacacacacacacacacacacacacacacacacacacacacacacacacacacacacacacacacacacacacacacacacacaaacacaaacacacacacacacacacaggaaggaaGTAACCTATACTCAGCAGCAATCTCTTGAGTCTATCGGCCTCTAGTGGCAAATCAATATAACAACAATATAtttccatataatatatattacgcAGAGATGAAGAATGGTTCTTTATCAGAATCTCTCTATCTTCTTTAACGCATACaataccacacgcacacacacgcacacacacgcacacacacacacacacacacacacacacacacacacacacacacacacacacacacacacacacacacacacacacacacacacacacacacacaaacacacacacacacacacacacacacaaggcatgCATATTGGTCCGCATACTTAACAGGAAGTGCTGACACTGTCTACTTATATGCTGCCGCTCTCTTtggcaagtgtgtgtttgtcagtatgtgtgtgtgtgtttgtgtgtgtgtgtgttggcgtgggTGTGAGGTGGGATAGGGGGGCCGGGATACAGGAAGAGGTGGGGCAGGGAAGAGGACACTGAAATATGCACAGAATAATTTCTGTATGGCATGGAATGACATTTGTTCCATGCAAGATAAACTACTGgccttgcacaaacacacacacacacacacacacacacacacacacacacacacacacacacacacacacacacacacacacacacacacacacacacacacacacacacacacacacacacaaacacacacacacacatacacacacacacacacacacacacacacacacacacacacacacacacacacacacacacacacacacacacacacacacacacacacacacactcagacaaacacacacacagatttctAGTATGTTGTCTGTGAGGGGCAGCCTACAGCAGCAGACTCTAGAGGTGAATCCATTAAAAGCTGTTTTGCACTGTTGCGGCGTGCAAGGAA from the Gadus macrocephalus chromosome 7, ASM3116895v1 genome contains:
- the LOC132461344 gene encoding LOW QUALITY PROTEIN: fibroblast growth factor 1-like (The sequence of the model RefSeq protein was modified relative to this genomic sequence to represent the inferred CDS: inserted 1 base in 1 codon), producing MFSTVGEMGVLRSRQGKPPALGCHHHLLVRLYCLNGGHHLRILPDGTVGGGRLEHDLYDTLRLKAVSPGVVVIRGKRQXRYLAMDQDGHLHGSLVVDDQCYFLETYEENHYNTYVSRGSPGWYVGLRRNGKPKAGPSTQQQQKAVYFLPRPVHTL